The DNA segment CCGCCAACGTCTCGCTGACATGGCGGCCAGTGGCGAGCTGGATGAGCTTCGCGGGATTTCACGTTCGGCGGAACGGTCGGTTCGCCTGGCAATCAAATGGCAACAGTTGCAGAAGGGGATCGATCTCGACGCTGACGAGATCATTCTGAGCAGCCCATTGGATGACCTTCTGTCGGAACCCGATTACCTCAGCCAGGAAGACAAGGACCGGATCGCGCTCGCCCAGGGTCGGCGTCGCTGGTTGCAGAATACTCGGAAAGCCCTGCGCGACCGTGATGCCGTTGCGTTGGCCGAGCTTTTCGCAGCCAAACCGCCGGAGTCCGAGACACTGCTCGGCCCTTCGGAAAAGCGGCGTGCCACTCGCCTGATCGCCCAGCGGCGCGCGGCCGTGCGCCTGCGCGAAGCGCTTGCATCTGGCGATGACCGCAAGCTGGTCGATGCCATGAACGACATGGAATCGACCGGCGCGTTGCTGCCCGCCGATCTCGATTGGGCGAGTATTCAGACGGTTGCGGACCGATTGAGCATCGTGGCCACGATTCGTCGCGCCGCCACTGCCAAGCCGCCAGACTACGCGCGCCTGGGACGCATGCTACCTGCCGCGCGAGCCGCGTTTGGCGGCGCGCAACCCTATCTGGGGCATGGGCTCGACTTCGCGGTGCTGGAGCACGACGTACGTCGCGAAGCTCATCGGGAACGCTTGCGCGAGGCGCTCCTCGCCGACGACGAGAACGCGATTCTCACCGCCGCATCACCCGATCCCTATGGCGCCATCGCCACGCTTTCGCCCGCAGAACAGTCTCGGGTGGCCGCCGTGCTCGCGCGCGCCAATGCCGCGAACCCCTTGAAGACTACGGACGTCATTACGCCTGCCACATGAGCGGGCACCCGCAGACTGGGCGCCGCTAGACAAACGCGCTCAAACCAGTCAAGTCCCGGCCCACCACCAGCGTGTTGATGTCCCACGTTCCCTCGAAGGTATAGATCGCTTCGATGTCCACCATATGCCGCATGACGTGGTGTTGCTGGAGGATGCCATTCCCGCCCAGGATTTCACGCGCCAGTCGAGCGCAGTCGCGGGCTATCTTCGAGTTGTTCGCCTTGGCCATCGCGGTCATCCCTGCGGTCGCCTCTCCGGCATCGAGCAAACGAGAGAGCTGCAGTGTCAGCAGCTGCGCTTTCGTGATCTCGGTTGCCAT comes from the Thermomicrobiales bacterium genome and includes:
- a CDS encoding acyl-CoA dehydrogenase family protein; amino-acid sequence: MATEITKAQLLTLQLSRLLDAGEATAGMTAMAKANNSKIARDCARLAREILGGNGILQQHHVMRHMVDIEAIYTFEGTWDINTLVVGRDLTGLSAFV